A genomic region of Cydia splendana chromosome 17, ilCydSple1.2, whole genome shotgun sequence contains the following coding sequences:
- the LOC134798835 gene encoding uncharacterized protein LOC134798835: MDSRDLKGFLKFKKPRDELVAGELDNTAPVKKIVDDLVYINRQAFGFIHSSRFPRYYDERTHKHFLNPGHLLAAFPDDWDGDLSLEFYQPFRYKCMRPKMIATIGNNNDKDPIAEFLKLKQNWYNALVCQKKSAHLCKIPLVAHLKEHSDDIISCPKHLVDMAIHWDNDPDPYFNSTYNWYYAGNGNMQLLVIDSKDYLMCSEINVCYLFEFNRDEVTFSRDAAAVFDCGEGNNICESICSSQNIIALRTKYKIFVLKIVTTDDNELEIELLKVSESKTAYTGISFDECHKNILYVTDLNNTLKIVNLDRLKARTVELKNSVKSLVNNWSTVISNERAYYTHVSTRAITLYDKRTNGSVRRWSNPDRVADDAICALISAAKYSLSGPYLYVATNHNLLLMDMRYQKNLALKPLQRWTHGMQSFPSYISICNFERDKELICLSSQWCEDTCVVPNYLQREWTDPEFKGMTIPYRLPSIIETLNETNQQSLLTDLYKSVENRLVTALSGSLLLEDGEKYVVLSQNSLGDVTSHVMYPDHMSPPEDDAPKALHDWSQYYVDEKKDFIVTFYRNISPIWKLLEKIPEGEFNKKFEHEKTNFSEQEVLDAFEKEEIEESLLDVWVNKGEDETRIDDGDDKSESSLSLGIMKDDD; this comes from the exons ATGGACAGCAGAGATCTTAAAGGGTTTCTCAAGTTTAAG AAGCCGCGTGATGAACTTGTCGCTGGAGAATTAGACAATACAGCGCCCGTGAAAAAGATAGTTGATGATCTTGTGTACATAAACCGTCAAGCGTTCGGGTTTATCCACTCGAGTCGGTTCCCTCGGTATTATGATGAGAGAACACACAAGCACTTCCTGAACCCTGGCCACTTGCTCGCGGCCTTCCCGGACGACTGGGACGGAGACTTATCCCTCGAGTTCTACCAACCGTTCCGATACAAGTGTATGCGGCCAAAGATGATCGCGACAATTGGCAATAACAATGACAAAGATCCTATAGCTGAATTTCTGAAATTGAAACAAAATTGGTATAATGCATTGGTGTGCCAGAAAAAATCGGCTC ATCTATGTAAAATACCACTGGTTGCTCATTTAAAAGAACACAGTGATGACATTATCTCATGTCCGAAGCACCTGGTGGACATGGCGATACATTGGGATAACGACCCGGACCCCTACTTTAACAGTACATATAACTGGTACTATGCTGGGAATGGCAACATGCAGCTCTTGGTCATTGATAGCAAGGATTACTTGATGTGCAGTGAAATCAACGTCTGTT ATTTATTTGAATTCAATAGGGATGAAGTGACGTTCAGCAGGGACGCAGCGGCAGTGTTTGACTGTGGTGAAGGCAACAATATCTGTGAAAGCATTTGTTCGTCCCAAAACATCATAGCTTTAAggactaaatataaaatatttgtactCAAGATCGTCACAACAGATGACAACGAGTTAGAAATAGAGCTGTTGAAAGTATCTGAATCGAAAACGGCATACACTGGTATTTCGTTTGATGAGTGTCATAAGAATATTTTGTATGTGACAGATTTGAATAACACATTGAAAATAGTCAATCTAGACCGGCTAAAAGCAAGAACTGTTGAGTTGAAAAACTCAGTTAAAAGTTTAGTGAACAATTGGAGCACCGTGATTAGTAATGAGCGCGCATATTACACACACGTATCTACGAGAGCTATAACATTGTACGACAAACGAACAAATGGTTCTGTTCGTCGATGGAGCAACCCAGATAGAGTAGCAGATGATGCCATATGCGCTCTGATCAGTGCCGCCAAATATTCCCTGAGCGGGCCTTACCTTTACGTCGCCACAAACCACAACTTATTATTAATGGACATGCGATATCAAAAGAATTTAGCTCTGAAGCCCCTGCAGAGGTGGACGCATGGCATGCAATCTTTCCCGTCTTACATATCAATATGCAATTTCGAACGTGATAAGGAACTGATCTGCTTGTCGAGCCAGTGGTGCGAGGATACTTGTGTCGTGCCGAATTATTTGCAGAGGGAATGGACCGATCCAGAATTTAAGGGCATGACTATACCTTATCGTCTGCCTAGTATTATTGAGACGTTAAATGAGACTAATCAGCAATCGCTATTGACGGATTTGTATAAGTCTGTAGAGAATAGATTGGTGACGGCGTTGTCTGGGAGCCTTTTGCTGGAAGACGGGGAGAAGTATGTGGTGCTCTCGCAAAATAGTCTCGGCGACGTGACGTCACACGTGATGTACCCGGACCACATGTCTCCTCCAGAGGACGATGCGCCGAAAGCCTTGCACGACTGGAGCCAATATTACGTGGACGAGAAAAAAGACTTTATAGTAACATTTTACAGAAACATCAGCCCAATTTGGAAGCTACTAGAGAAGATTCCGGAAGGTGAATTCAATAAGAAATTTGAGCATGAGAAGACGAATTTTAGTGAGCAGGAGGTGCTGGACGCGTTTGAAAAGGAGGAGATTGAGGAGTCGCTGCTGGATGTGTGGGTGAACAAGGGGGAGGACGAAACTAGAATCGATGATGGTGATGATAAATCTGAGTCGAGTTTGTCGCTTGGTATCATGAAAGATGATGATTAA
- the LOC134798834 gene encoding uncharacterized protein LOC134798834: MLISRVPDEGAGRGEPAEITRHCQTASELFELMTKDHDFEAGDDPLTTSDLVLLYKNIDLGTQLMSNVRRPNQYVENVYHPDTESDSDLGESCSSEDLRNIMLANKERIDLFTPPPSVNTLCHKLGDLEIQVSNISNDLYDDRHFLNRDPFMNEQLQHLKLMSRANELNTLLPASLLDYICCKRLEDNYNFYMDDIITYVKHTIDQLKRISNGDYLPEKVKKKWMESDPKSIENASKILTTSISMPLQVKQKTTGITPVWDEIVHTEMDLRSLLKIMEKKIVLEVPRTISDSYTFISRYNADELVMSCSRRRSEGDRSNTKSRVDVVLSVQRAAVGQLVSNIRSIMVLQPELQTALKDCTEIMPLEYQNSEPADELIPKVIELPETEQNIGNRSSLQSDEFGSICSFSDVTDSKESDCKSKEDSGSSSAVARPGIPDAMAQILTTAARVVRAEAAFNHATPNDLHFSMTTMDPQISLSEQNTSDSFYTKPKKKSPERARIKSPYENKSFILEERRRRRLLEVKERRERRKMASNENSKASIHKTFPQAVSSVTKLSITNKSFYNSIYGRYGNGVSDKRKSSKTINTNTRKGAQTIDEEIEESEEDVEREVALSDKTPKKISKGHFLDDTETEMSYLQNKHDGDFLRISTSTSVNSKESITYYSQSECCSPLVSVKVNRQESATPVEKQRLKHEIEIVKPQDALYKESTETCKVDNDKAPALECRRSLEKIYTLMKKLQQIETSETTKKKAASSESKGLISESGSSLKRRVSFSNPGLEKLTDRSQKAKETCENSVTNAVPRVVISVKPQIKLDEKNRGKAKPPRVKLIPETPLKAISQLLHDIDNVQKSRTKIADPKSINRSISTENEEPVKIQKRRTVGSLAIEDPKVTAKVKNRFVREDKPEVVKPQVLEKKINDMIDAAREARGEAVRGPPRFSSRLNALAQPKRAYVQALAEELPKRQTPDRVQRTGTRRRTDRCLSPCSIRAPHSSLERTSKPHRSNASSPEFGRLAADALQAIKKKVAVEPAGWSAERVGFTRAPLLPWNFELSSGTSFATDDGQSSSIGLKLHRMVNDMLRTSRPSHATADVKGDSSPPLAATACDVEPKETQIVTEEIFAENTAIEDIFTANNEPSSRFENAKLVTPANSSVIELEELEHALHRSLSSGTFTGRLRVNKLTLSPRPSIQRVVMHQSGDTTLVLKSHPTQKIQGICQSSDQDSDLMGLLWKTRLNYGFSGFPLQISTVGYAFPTFKCEIKNVMPRIVNTDMFDTSVAGSSSTDREETMQIKAEEGGNTSQCLADEECITRQGVAAKQNLEIEISSVSAATAGSGNKKVTASLNKIDGQSPDYTSSFDILVGLLNEIQKITTCESDATSAQALESHSSESSPGDSATYRPSSSGDAVSNSCMSSDDPLGSPETKSVSAEAVELKAVCEDKEVLARVAPKQVAASTSQQAVFVNGIETSTCTDLPTSNHSVLAFTPSEYCDIACNTLTQSGDKISVQMGMETNRTSVKSLVPYYNNIFKTKMKKDEIHLPLTQSVATDTGTKRNVSAVSNILVDIAPVQKSKTILNKCEQVKIVSDQKEVNKFSLNAVELDSTLKVKRDILVTFYSVLVLTVFAALAFPELLQYA; this comes from the exons ATGTTGATAAGTCGGGTGCCCGATGAGGGTGCGGGGCGGGGCGAGCCGGCGGAGATAACTCGTCACTGCCAGACGGCCAGCGAGCTGTTCGAGCTGATGACCAAGGACCATGACTTTGAAGCAG GAGATGATCCGCTCACAACCAGCGACCTCGTGCTGCTTTACAAGAACATCGACTTAGGGACCCAGCTCATGTCCAACGTACGTAGACCCAACCAGTACGTGGAGAACGTGTACCACCCCGACACCGAGTCCGACTCCGACCTCGGCGAGAGCTGCAGCAGCGAGGACCTCCGCAACATCATGCTCGCAAACAAGGAGAGGATCGACTTGTTCACCCCTCCCCCCTCCGTCAACACCCTCTGCCACAAACTCGGTGATTTAGAAATACAAGTCTCCAATATCTCCAATGATTTATACGACGACCGCCACTTTCTAAACAGAGATCCATTCATGAATGAACAACTCCAGCACCTAAAGCTAATGTCCAGGGCGAATGAATTGAACACCCTTCTCCCGGCGTCCCTGCTCGACTATATCTGCTGCAAGCGTTTGGAAGACAATTACAACTTCTATATGGATGACATAATTACATACGTGAAGCATACTATCGATCAATTGAAACGCATTAGCAACGGGGATTATTTGCCGGAAAAAGTAAAGAAAAAATGGATGGAATCAGACCCCAAAAGCATTGAGAATGCGTCGAAAATTCTGACGACATCTATCAGCATGCCCCTGCAGGTGAAGCAGAAGACAACCGGAATCACGCCTGTCTGGGATGAAATCGTCCATACGGAGATGGACTTACGGTCGCTCCTCAAGATAATGGAAAAGAAAATCGTTTTGGAAGTTCCCAGGACGATTAGCGATTCGTATACATTTATCAGCAGGTATAATGCTGACGAATTAGTGATGAGCTGCTCGCGGCGTCGAAGCGAAGGCGACAGGTCGAACACGAAGTCGCGTGTAGACGTCGTGTTGAGTGTGCAGCGCGCCGCAGTTGGCCAGCTTGTTAGCAACATCCGTTCCATCATGGTACTGCAACCCGAGCTCCAGACTGCTCTAAAAG attgcACTGAGATAATGCCTTTAGAATATCAGAATTCAGAGCCCGCTGATGAGCTAATACCGAAAGTCATCGAGCTGCCCGAAACGGAACAAAATATAGGAAACAGGTCTAGTCTTCAATCCGACGAGTTTGGTTCCATCTGTTCGTTTTCAGACGTCACAGATTCTAAAGAAAGTGATTGTAAATCTAAGGAGGACTCCGGCAGCTCGAGCGCGGTCGCCCGGCCCGGCATCCCGGACGCCATGGCGCAGATCCTGACCACAGCCGCACGGGTGGTTCGGGCAGAGGCCGCCTTTAACCATGCCACCCCCAACGACTTGCATTTCTCCATGACAACTATGGACCCACAAATATCTTTATCGGAACAAAATACTTCAGACTCCTTTTATACCAAGCCAAAGAAGAAGTCTCCAGAGCGAGCCAGAATAAAGTCCCCTTATGAAAATAAATCCTTCATTTTAgaggaaagaagaagaaggagaCTATTGGAAGTTAAAGAACGACGCGAGAGGAGGAAAATGGCTTCGAATGAAAACAGCAAAGCGTCTATACATAAGACTTTTCCTCAGGCGGTTAGTTCGGTCACCAAATTATCCATTACGAACAAATCCTTTTACAACTCTATTTATGGACGCTACGGTAATGGTGTGAGCGATAAGAGAAAGTCTTCAAAGACAATAAATACGAACACGCGCAAAGGAGCGCAGACGATAGACGAAGAGATCGAAGAGTCGGAGGAAGATGTAGAAAGAGAGGTAGCGCTGTCGGACAAAACTCCTAAAAAAATCTCTAAAGGCCACTTCCTAGACGATACTGAAACGGAAATGTCTTATCTGCAAAATAAACATGACGGTGACTTCTTGCGAATCTCGACGTCCACGTCAGTAAACTCCAAAGAATCCATAACATACTATTCTCAGTCAGAATGTTGTTCCCCACTTGTGAGCGTCAAAGTTAATCGACAAGAGTCGGCAACTCCTGTAGAAAAGcaaag GTTGAAGCACGAAATAGAGATAGTAAAACCTCAAGACGCATTATATAAAGAGTCCACAGAAACATGTAAAGTCGACAACGATAAAGCGCCAGCATTAGAATGCCGCCGCAGTCTGGAGAAGATATACACACTGATGAAGAAACTTCAGCAGATCGAAACCAGTGAAACGACGAAAAAGAAGGCGGCCTCCAGCGAATCGAAGGGATTAATAAGTGAAAGCGGTTCTAGTCTCAAACGACGAGTGTCTTTTAGCAATCCAGGATTAGAAAAGCTCACAGATCGGTCACAAAAAGCTAAAGAAACATGTGAAAACTCTGTTACAAATGCCGTGCCTAGAGTCGTTATTAGCGTGAAACCACAAATAAAACTTGACGAGAAAAACCGTGGCAAGGCGAAACCTCCTCGCGTTAAGCTGATCCCTGAAACCCCCTTAAAAGCCATATCCCAATTACTCCACGATATTGACAACGTGCAAAAGTCCAGAACGAAAATTGCAGATCCAAAATCTATCAACCGATCGATATCAACTGAAAACGAGGAGCCAGTGAAAATACAGAAAAGACGGACGGTCGGGTCGCTGGCAATAGAAGATCCGAAAGTTACGGCTAAAGTGAAAAACCGGTTTGTGAGGGAGGACAAGCCAGAAGTTGTGAAGCCTCAAGTGCTGGAGAAAAAGATAAATGATATGATAGATGCAGCGAGGGAGGCGCGAGGCGAGGCGGTGCGCGGCCCGCCGCGGTTCAGCTCGCGGCTCAACGCGCTGGCGCAGCCCAAGCGTGCTTATGTGCAAGCGCTCGCCGAGGAACTCCCCAAGCGACAG ACCCCTGACCGAGTGCAGCGGACGGGCACTCGGCGCCGCACCGACCGTTGCCTGTCTCCTTGCTCCATCAGAGCGCCACACTCCTCCTTAG AGCGTACCAGCAAGCCGCACCGCTCCAACGCCAGCAGCCCCGAGTTTGGCAGGCTCGCCGCCGACGCACTGCAGGCAAT AAAAAAGAAGGTGGCAGTGGAGCCGGCTGGCTGGAGCGCGGAGCGAGTTGGATTCACCCGTGCGCCGCTGCTACCCTGGAACTTTGAACTAT CTTCGGGAACTTCATTTGCCACGGATGATGGTCAGTCCAGCTCTATCGGCCTCAAACTGCACCGGATGGTCAACGACATGCTCCGCACCTCGCGACCTTCACACGCCACAGCAGATGTCAAAGGGGACTCGAGCCCGCCGCTCGCCGCCACTGCCTGCGATGTGGAACCCAAAGAAACTCAAATCGTCACAGAGGAAATCTTTGCAGAAAATACCGCTATTGAAGACATCTTTACAGCTAACAACGAGCCAAGTTCTAGGTTTGAAAATGCAAAACTAGTCACACCGGCTAACTCATCGGTCATTGAGCTCGAGGAGCTAGAACACGCCCTGCACCGCAGCCTGTCATCCGGGACGTTCACCGGCCGCCTGCGCGTGAACAAGCTCACGCTCTCGCCCCGGCCCTCCATACAGCGAGTCGTTATGCACCAATCTGGAGACACCACTCTTGTCCTCAAATCGCATCCAACCCAAAAAATACAGGGTATTTGCCAATCGTCTGACCAGGATAGTGATTTGATGGGGTTACTATGGAAGACGCGGTTAAATTATGGATTTTCTGGATTCCCGTTGCAAATATCTACCGTCGGATATGCTTTTCCTACTTTTAAATGTGAAATAAAGAACGTAATGCCTAGAATAGTTAATACAGACATGTTTGATACGTCAGTTGCGGGGTCATCTTCTACGGATAGGGAGGAAACTATGCAGATCAAAGCTGAAGAAGGGGGGAATACTAGTCAGTGCTTGGCGGACGAAGAATGTATCACCAGACAAGGTGTCGCTGCCAAACAAAATCTGGAAATTGAAATTAGTTCAGTTTCAGCGGCGACCGCAGGGAGTGGCAATAAAAAAGTCACAGCATCTCTTAATAAGATAGATGGTCAATCTCCTGATTATACTTCTTCTTTTGACATCTTGGTGGGACTTCTGAACGAGATTCAAAAAATTACGACTTGCGAGAGCGACGCGACTAGCGCTCAAGCACTAGAAAGTCATTCGAGTGAGTCGAGTCCAGGGGATAGCGCCACCTACCGCCCTTCTAGCTCCGGAGACGCAGTGTCTAATTCCTGTATGAGCAGCGATGACCCACTTGGGAGCCCGGAAACGAAATCGGTTAGCGCTGAAGCTGTGGAGTTGAAGGCGGTGTGCGAAGACAAGGAAGTATTGGCTCGAGTCGCGCCCAAACAGGTCGCCGCTAGCACATCCCAACAGGCTGTGTTCGTAAACGGTATCGAAACATCCACTTGCACAGACTTACCAACCTCGAATCACTCCGTATTGGCTTTCACTCCCTCTGAATATTGTGACATAGCCTGTAACACATTGACACAATCCGGCGATAAAATTTCAGTGCAAATGGGAATGGAAACAAATCGAACCTCCGTCAAATCACTAGTGCCCtattataacaatatttttaagaCCAAAATGAAAAAAGACGAAATACACTTGCCTCTCACACAATCAGTAGCTACTGATACTGGAACTAAAAGAAATGTATCTGCCGTCAGTAACATTTTGGTAGACATTGCTCCAgtccaaaaaagcaaaacaatTCTAAATAAGTGCGAGCAAGTGAAAATTGTAAGCGACCAAAAAGAGGTGAACAAATTTAGTCTGAATGCTGTCGAATTGGATTCCACGCTCAAAGTGAAAAGGGACATTCTTGTGACGTTTTATTCCGTATTGGTGTTAACTGTCTTTGCTGCCCTGGCTTTTCCGGAGCTGTTGCAGTACGcgtaa